From Clavelina lepadiformis chromosome 9, kaClaLepa1.1, whole genome shotgun sequence, the proteins below share one genomic window:
- the LOC143470688 gene encoding sodium-coupled monocarboxylate transporter 2-like: MILITQVPVTEQAFVQGAVIGHALGTAFVAWIAFSAKVYGIPPEKSSLLPTTTENCTSDTALANWTTTVASTAHYSYSELEFNSTTLTVDDEPVNTKPFFYYNIWAISNLYYGIVGFLTALLTGLIVSFVTGSNKPAESDPRYFVPLVDGECFPKKVRIFFRFGVPEEMEVTRNTEHQQQELVKLNDIKMKEDVSEDSSINEQDSCCANGGKQTSCC, from the exons ATGATCCTCATCACTCAAGTCCCGGTTACCGAGCAAGCATTTGTGCAA GGAGCGGTGATTGGTCACGCCCTTGGCACTGCTTTCGTCGCCTGGATTGCATTCAGTGCGAAGGTTTATGGGATACCTCCAGAGAAGTCGAGCTTGTTGCCAACAACGACAGAAAATTGTACGAGTGATACCGCCCTTGCTAACTGGACGACAACAGTAGCCAGCACAGCTCATTACTCCTACAGTGAATTGGAATTCAATTCTACGACGCTAACGGTTGATGACGAACCTGTGAATACAAA GCCTTTCTTCTACTATAATATTTGGGCCATCTCCAATCTTTATTATGGAATCGTTGGATTCCTGACAGCACTTCTAACAGGGCTGATAGTGTCTTTTGTAACAG GGAGCAACAAACCGGCTGAAAGCGATCCTCGATATTTCGTTCCCCTCGTTGACGGCGaatgttttccaaaaaaagTCCGCATTTTTTTTCGCTTCGGAGTTCCGGAAGAAATGGAAGTAACACGGAACACAGAGCACCAACAGCAAGAACTGGTGAAATTAAACGACATAAAGATGAAAGAAGACGTATCTGAGGATTCATCCATAAACGAACAAGACTCATGTTGTGCAAATGGCGGCAAGC
- the LOC143470689 gene encoding glutathione S-transferase 2-like: MSNSFTRLIVTGNNRCRGEALRCVLEYLGVEYEDKRYKLSGKPPNTDGSSWFGVKAQMNLDLPNLPYIIDGDVRMTQAWAILKYLVRKHAILFPKTEEEIRNCDMLEEVGRDLAMPFYTFCYNHDDFDEAKKKYFGETLPKLLD, translated from the exons ATGTCAAACTCCTTCACCAGATTGATTGTAACCGGAAACAACAG ATGCCGCGGAGAAGCGCTCCGTTGTGTGCTCGAATACCTCGGTGTTGAATACGAAGACAAAAGATACAAATTATCTGGCAAGCCCCCTAACACTGATGGTAGTTCTTGGTTTGGCGTGAAAGCTCAAATGAATCTAGATTTGCCAAACTTACCTTACATCATTGACGGTGACGTCAGAATGACGCAGGCTTGGGCGATTTTGAAATATCTGGTTCGGAAACACGCAATTCTTTTCCCGAAGACTGAAGAGGAGATTCGAAATTGTGACATGTTGGAGGAAGTTGGGAGAGATCTGGCGATGCCTTTCTATACTTTTTGTTACAATCACGACGATTTTGACGaggcaaagaaaaaatatttcggcGAAACTCTTCCAAAGTTGCTGGACTAG